Proteins found in one Gemmatimonadota bacterium genomic segment:
- a CDS encoding SIMPL domain-containing protein (The SIMPL domain is named for its presence in mouse protein SIMPL (signalling molecule that associates with mouse pelle-like kinase). Bacterial member BP26, from Brucella, was shown to assemble into a channel-like structure, while YggE from E. coli has been associated with resistance to oxidative stress.) gives MDRKGGAAFPALLLALGMVLAAVVFGGFFLAARRGDATVQVVGSATQGFESDVVKWSLSLSRPVSLTGLQQGYGALGDDIAFLVDQLVAAGVDRDQVAVQPVTVNQQWGQGGEIVGYQLWQSLFLISPQVEAVERLALSPGALLRSGVVLQSSQLEYYFSGITELKHTLLASATQDAQARAQEIVGVTGAEVGTMVSARAGVFQIREPYSTAVEGYGMHSTGTREKEITVTVHATFRVH, from the coding sequence ATGGATCGGAAGGGTGGCGCAGCGTTCCCGGCCCTGTTGCTCGCGCTCGGGATGGTGCTGGCGGCCGTGGTCTTCGGCGGCTTCTTCCTGGCGGCGCGGCGGGGGGATGCGACGGTGCAGGTCGTCGGGTCCGCCACCCAGGGCTTCGAGTCGGACGTGGTGAAGTGGAGCCTTTCGCTCTCGCGGCCGGTCTCCCTGACGGGGCTGCAGCAGGGCTACGGTGCGCTCGGGGACGACATCGCGTTCCTGGTGGATCAGCTCGTCGCCGCTGGCGTCGATCGGGACCAGGTGGCCGTGCAGCCCGTGACGGTCAACCAGCAGTGGGGACAGGGCGGGGAGATCGTCGGGTATCAGTTGTGGCAGTCGCTCTTCCTGATCTCCCCGCAGGTGGAGGCCGTCGAGCGTCTGGCGTTGAGCCCGGGCGCGCTGCTGCGCTCCGGGGTCGTGCTCCAGTCTTCCCAGCTCGAGTACTACTTCAGCGGCATCACCGAGCTCAAGCACACCTTGCTCGCGTCCGCCACCCAGGATGCCCAGGCACGTGCGCAGGAGATCGTGGGCGTGACCGGCGCGGAGGTGGGGACCATGGTGTCGGCGCGCGCGGGCGTCTTCCAGATCCGCGAGCCGTATTCGACGGCGGTCGAGGGCTACGGCATGCATTCGACCGGGACGCGGGAGAAGGAGATCACCGTCACGGTGCACGCCACCTTCCGCGTGCACTGA
- a CDS encoding DUF126 domain-containing protein has protein sequence MSEGLEIRTRVLVDGEGRGPLLVLEAPVSFWGGVHPGSGRIVDPRHPQHGVALHGQVVLVPATVGSSSSSSVLLELFRGGRAPAALLLGTIDPVLPIGAVVAEELGYATCPVLAVAPGDLVGVPSGTEVLVRPGGRIRIGT, from the coding sequence ATGAGCGAAGGACTGGAGATCCGCACGCGCGTCCTCGTAGACGGCGAGGGCCGGGGCCCGCTGCTGGTGCTGGAGGCTCCGGTCAGCTTCTGGGGCGGCGTCCACCCCGGGAGCGGACGCATCGTCGACCCCCGCCACCCGCAACACGGCGTGGCGCTGCACGGTCAGGTGGTGCTGGTGCCCGCCACCGTGGGGTCGAGCTCGTCCAGCTCCGTCCTGCTGGAGCTGTTCCGCGGCGGCCGGGCCCCCGCGGCGCTGTTGCTCGGCACCATCGATCCCGTGCTGCCCATCGGTGCGGTGGTGGCCGAGGAGCTGGGGTACGCGACCTGTCCCGTGCTCGCCGTGGCGCCGGGAGATCTCGTCGGGGTGCCCTCCGGCACGGAGGTGCTGGTGCGGCCGGGCGGACGGATCCGGATCGGGACCTGA